GGCTATTCCACTGGATTGGCAACCATTTGCTCCGGGTGCTTTTATATCTGCCCATACTTCATTGGTACGATGGATAAACTGAAATGGAGAATCGTACTGAGCAATCGAATAGGAACCATTGCTGTCAGTGGAAGTTACGTTAACCCACGGAGACGTGCTCAAGCTGACAGCGAGTCGTTTTGCTTCTCTTGCAACATTCTCATCCTTCGCATATCCAGAGAACTTCCTCACAGCAACACAACGACTGTTCCATGTGTATGGTTTCAGGTGCAGTTCATCAAGGGGGACTGGTGGGTCAGCTTGGAATTTCACAGGCAAGTAAAATCGAACGTTGTAGGCTGATGATTGAAAGGGCCCGGCTCCTGGGACTATGCTAGTCACAACGGGAGCTGTCATCGCAATCCTCGAACAATTTAGATTGGCACCTTGGATGTATTGAAACAACCTGATAAAAGAACAACAGGATAATATCAAGCAAATGAATTAGACTTCCAAAGGAAGattagaaattacaaaaatatagaaaaagagGCACAACCAATCCCAAATAAACCTTTACCATTCTGCTTTAAGGAAGCagctatcatgtttttttatattgttactAAATGCTGCTATTTCCACCCTGTCCTCCTAAAACTACATTAGTATTTGCTGTGGTCTGTGGCTCCAAAACATGGAGAGAAGTGGCTTTGTGCAAGCAAGCTTGCTAAGATTGCAGATTCATCCCCATCGTCAAGCCAACTTACCTGTTTTTACAAAAAGCTTACCTGGTTGAATGAAAAAGATGAATGCTTATTTTAAGAATTACATGTTGGCGCATATTGTTTACTGTATTCAC
The sequence above is drawn from the Populus alba chromosome 15, ASM523922v2, whole genome shotgun sequence genome and encodes:
- the LOC118057467 gene encoding uncharacterized protein; the encoded protein is MEKPRWWLFLLPGIVVLDLVCLCKAIESPQYAVVHAESDFEVRLYVNSTWMSAPVNELSFEKATLFGFHRLFQYIQGANLNCSRIAMTAPVVTSIVPGAGPFQSSAYNVRFYLPVKFQADPPVPLDELHLKPYTWNSRCVAVRKFSGYAKDENVAREAKRLAVSLSTSPWVNVTSTDSNGSYSIAQYDSPFQFIHRTNEVWADIKAPGANGCQSSGIASY